The genomic interval CTTTCACCATACCTCATATCTATTCTTTCACCATACCTCATATCTATTCTTTCACCATACCTCATATCTATTCTTTCACCATACCTCGTATCTTTTCTTTCACCATACCTCGTATCATTTCTTTTACCATACCTTGTATCTATTCTTTCATCATACCTTGTATCTTTTCTTTCACCATAGGTTTGTCTATTCTTTCACCAAACCTCGTATCTTTTCACCATACCTTGTATCTATTCTTTCACCATACCTGGTATCTATTCTTTCACCATACCATGTATCTATTCTTTCACCATATCTTGTATCTATTCTTTCACCATACCTCGTTATCTTTTCTTTCACCATACCTTGTATCTATTCCTTTACCATACCTCGTATCTAATCTTTCACCATACCTCATATCTATTATTTCACCATACCTTGTATCTTTTCTTTCACCATACCTCATATCTATTTTTTTCACCATACCTCGTATCTTTTCTTTCACCATACCTTGTATCTTTTCTTTCACCATACCTCATATCTATTTTTTCACCATACCTCGTATCTTTCCTTTCACCATACCTTGTATCTGATCTTTCACCATACCTCATATCTTTTATTTCACCATACCTTGTATCTTTTCTTTCACCATACCTCATATCTATTTTTTCACCATACCTCGTATCTTTTCTTTCACCATACCTTGTATCTATTCTTTCATCATACCATGTATCTTTTTCTTTCACCATACctcatatattttctttcaccATACTTTGTATCTTTTCTTTCACCATACCTCATATCTATTCTTTCATCATACCTTGTATCTATTCTTTCATCATACCTCGTATCTATTCTTTCACCATACCTTGTATCTATTCTTTCACTCTATCTTGTTTCTATTCTTTCACAATACCTCGTATCTTTTCTTTCACCATACCTAGTATCTATTCTTTTACCATACCTCAAAGCCTTTTCCTTCACCATACCTTGTATCTATTCTTTCACCATACCTCGTATCTTTTCTTTCACAATACCTTGTGTCTATTCTTTCACCATAATGCGTATCTATTCTTTCACCATACCTGGTATCTATTCTTTCACCATACCTTGTATCTTTTCTTTCACCATACCTCTTATCTATTCTTTCACCATACCTCGTATGTATTCTTTCACCATACCTCGTATCTATTCTTTCACCATACCTTGTATCTATTCTTACACCATACCTCGTATCTATTCTTTCACCATACCTCGTATCTATTCTTTCACCATACCTCGTATGTATTCTTTCACCATACCTTGTATCTATTCTTACACCATACCTCGTATCTATTCTTACACCATATTTCATATCGTTTCTTTCACCAAatctttgtatttattttttcaccatATCTTTGTATctgtttttgcacaatatcTAATATCTATTCTTTTACCATACCTCGTATTTAGTCTCACCATACCTTGTATCTAATCCAAAGTTTGTAGTCATGTAGCTCTTAAGCAGTGAGCTTGACTTTTATCCatggaaaacaacaatattatattttgtgataACTTTAATATATCTTACAACTTCTTTAATCTAATTAAACCTGAGACAACAAGTAGGTGTCCTATCATTTCcccaattaaggaatgaattgtgggatatatgtcattatcagggtatgaaTCAGTAGGGCTGGTTAGAGTGTGAGGAGTCACTTCATGcatactttaaccagcccagCTGCATTCATATCCCCAATGATGACATCACTCAGGccattcattacttatatttacaccaatagttcattatttcattaagaATTGTTCAAGAAACACTTCTTTTCTtaaagaaaaccttacagtCATACTatctcacccattctgtaaatagaatgaCCCGACGGTTACTGGAaacactttataaaaaaatacgtcCCAATAACGCGGTAAAAATACAATCACTCAAAAtcactttaaacataaatatgaaacactaatgacaacaatacatatcataaattaatactttcttacatgttctttaattctttgtttgggcctgctgacacaatacaaacaattacaagataaacaaatttacatgtatattgttatacaatgatttgtgatccgaacatatctgaagatgttgcattcatcggaaaatatttgcaaagcagctattgccgaaaggcagtttattaaagcaatgaaagttgaggtgtacaTCTTGATTAATTCAACcagacaattgtttttttaaacaaacaaaaatacaaatgtctCCCTTTATGCTTGTCTTATTTTTTCCAGGACATTGAGCATTATACCTCAGTTTGATGAAAATCCTTCCAAGAAATTTCAGGGATATGGAGCCGACATGTAATCTATGACTCTGACTTTTGAACTTCAAATGTGGTCTTGACCTTGAGGCGACTTGCCTGGAGTGAAGGTTTTGCATGTCGTGTAAATGTGGTTAAAATCCTAAAAGGTTAAACAGATATGGAGAGGACATGATATCAATACCAGTTAGTTGAACCTTTTACATTAAatgatgaccttgaccttacgGTGATACACCTCTTGTGTGGATTCTGCATATTGTCTTGATGTGACGAATATCTGACACAAGTTTCATGAAGTTCTTCAAGGGGTTGAGTTGATAGGGAGGGGACACAAATTTTTTAACTAAAGCCTTTGACCTTCAACTGTGATCTTGAGCCAGTGTGCTAGGAATATGGGTTCTGCACGTCGTATAAATGTGGTGAACATTTGACAAGAGTTTACTGGATATCCTTCAAGAGGTTTAGAAGATACAGAGCAGTCATACAATCTATGGCTGCAACTATTGAATCAAATGTGATCTGCGGCTGGCATGCCTGCAATGTGGGCTTTAGTTTCATGAGAATCcttcaagggattaagaaaataCGGAGCGGACACCAAATCCATAAATCAAActgttgaccttgaccttaggcCAGTGCGCCTGGTATGTGTGTCCTCATGATATGGTGAATATTTGACCCCAGTTTCATGTTTATTATCAACCCTGATGATCGAATCTGGTTAAAGGACGCATTCAGATTGTCCACATGGCGTATCTTCGGGTATGTAAAAGTTATGTTATTCATTCATTAAGAGTTTAGGAGACATAGAACTGACATAAAATCCTAAAAATTATTCAAGTGGTTTAGGAGATACAGAGTTGTCAGGAATGTGTGACAGACATACATGTTGAAACTTTTTTGCAAATGCAGAAAAATGTTAGAGCATACAGCAGCAAAACCTAGCCAGTTTCTTGACAAGATGCCAATCTTTGGACCGTTTGGCTGAATATATTCTGGCATAACTGCTATGGGAAAATAACTTTTCTTCACTTACTTTTTCATTCTGTgatagaaatattttcattatttttcaagttttggAGCACAAATTAGATTTGACAAAAACATCTTTCGgaacaaatgaaacatagctTTTTAGCAAAGCAGGTAATGGTAAGCTATGAACACTTTTCAGTATTGACCTTCCCTGATTGCAAAATTTCAAGTGGCTTCTAATTATAGATCTACACTTTCCTTTCAGTGATAGGTCAATATTTGCACAGTTCTGCAGTAACTGGCGTTTTATGTCCTCATTGGCCATGTTGGCAGCTATTAGATTAAGTTCATAATCACTGCACTGTAAACCACAGTGAAATAAGGATTTGACAGCAGCCAGTTGATCTACTGATCGAAAGTGTTTGTCCTCCATTATCACTTTTGGTAAACACACTTTTCCctgcaatgaaaatatcaaatttacagAAACTTTCTATATTCATTTcatgttcaataaaacaaatgcactTTTAAGGTGGGTCAGTTTCTTAAATATAGACTAGTGCTGGTGTTCATTTTGACAAGACAAAGTGCCCAAGGCTGGGGTTAAAACCGTGATCTCCTGGGTTAGAgacaattaaacatgtttaaataggtttatgcaccagtcaattgtaaccatggaccccaaggtccggggtataccggggatagcaggggaaatgggccgtgtttttaccttcccggtggccctgcagtgccgggtgaatgcggtggttttgtcttcgcaccaaatatagcggggaatgtgccttaccctggggtgcgggggcatttgggggggattttaccatcagtttgtccctGCAGAACGGGGGTTTTACCCGAgctttgctggaccgaaagtcaaagtccctgccaTTCCTGGGACCTGgaggggccatggttacaattgactggtgcattatcacTACACCCTCTTCTCAAAAAGGCACACATAGAGTTTTGTTTGTAGttactagtgtttgaaaatcggactccatttgctatcgataatcgaatcgaaccaagcatttcgatttactatcggacaataatcgaaagttcataattaatatcagtaaggaatacatatttgttatacaaAGTGTAatcatggtcatttaaatggttaaacctggaatGAGTACATGcgatgctatagtcatgctttttgcaacagtaacTAAACTTCCATAACACTTTTCTTTCTTAAATAACTTAACTAAAACAcataacaacaacacaacacatactttataagtgcacatcaattgcaaaatgatgcacaccgcatcaagcAAGTTGCATTAACAACACATACTTTATAAgtgcacatcaattgcaaaatgatgcacaccacATCAAGCAAGTTGCATTAGCATTTTCTGCTAATAAATGCGTATTAAATATTTGTGGACCattaacaacaattaaaaaccatttgtaattttgggagagtttgtaaaattttgagcaaaagtgtttacattcaccgcagTTGTGTAAGAGAGTGATCATCCGTGTTAAAATGAACTTAACGGAAATTTACCAGAAGgcaaaattgacatttattcGACTTtaaccaataacaaaaaaatacgtagataccggaagtaacattagcgacatcgattttggacaaccactatcgatcgTCGCCGACATAGCAAGGTCAGCAACGATTAATCGATTGTTCTCGattatcgtttcatcactagtaGTTACTAAGCTGACAGGTTTACTCTAGAGTTCTCCCTGCAAGACTTAACTTTCACACAAGAGCACGCACTCTTAAACAAGacggccaagatggccctatattgCTCACCTAAGTAAAACTTTGTACTATAGACTTGTTGATagttaaagggcaataacagggatttggcttTTCTGATGTATTATGCCCGTTTACATTCTCACCAAATTTTtttgatgattggacaaatgcttaaaaagttattgataagagcaattttaggtaatttctaaaATTAAAGTGCAATAACTCTCAGGGAACTACAGCAATTTTGCTTATTATCAAACACgttcatacacattctgaccaaaatTTGGTCATGATTGGACGAAGGGTTGAAAAGTAATTGATGGGACTACATACTGGATGGTGCCTGTCTGCCCTTCCACACACCATAGGTGGATCAATTATATgtccagtttttttaaacaggtgtgtaaaaacatgtatagaaaaatatgtatttgtttaaaaagatacaaagcACTGActctatatatatggtttttctatatttaggctctgtgacctagtttttgaccccagatgactcacattcaaacttgagctagaaatcaacgaaacgtcctttctgacaaatttccaggatattagGCTGAAAATGTGacctctaaagtgttaacaaggtttttccatatttgggccctgtgacctagtttttgacctcagatgacccatattcaaacttgagctagaaatcattgaaacaacctttctagtaaatttccaggatatttggactgaaaaagtAGCAGTAGTGTTAacaatttttttctattttgggtgatgtgacctagtttttcatccCAGATGACCCACATTCGAATTCGTCCGAGTAATTACTGgaacaaacatcctgaccaagtttcgtgacaattgaggcaaaaatgtgaccactagagtgataacaaactaagtgtggatgGACGACGGACGACAGATGACGGACATTCATCGATCCTTATACATCACCCTCAGCCTACAACTAAGGTGAGCTCAAATCTGTGCTTACAAATGTGCAGAATGGAATAATAAATTGTGGAATCACTTACTATCCCATATACCTCATTACTTGCTCCATGTTCCAAAAAAAGAATGGCCTCTTTCTTCTTTCTAGCCAGCAAGGCAGAGAGGAATGGAGTGCGAGGGTTCTGAAGGAGAAGTATATTCAAATGCAAAGTTTAAACAAGATTACTGCAAGTGGTTGCCTATGCATGTCTGTTTTTCTTGGAACAATATGAGGCATAACTCAATTATTAGCCAGGCTGATGGGACTTGCTACCCATGTGTATTTTCATTGTGAGAATAtatgcaccaagtttcattttaatgtattaCATAGTTGCCATAGTccaaaacacaacatatacatgtgtattgtcaCAATGTCACTGGTTTGAAAATCAGACAAAAACCGTATTTGATAGCTGTGAAACACAATTTAGGCATTCAGACATACATTTGCTTTTCTGActatttgatttttcattttatgaagcAATGCTGAAAGCTTCAAAATTATATCTGATCAATTGTGAGAATGCTGCTTTCAATCATGAAGATATAAGGCACATCTTGTCTGCTATATTTGATGTCACACTTGACGTCACCACAGAAGAACTTcatttaaacaacatgtatCATATCAATATTGAAATGGCCTTCTAAAGGGACAATTATGATTTTGTCCAAATAAGTCCTGATGATGAACTTGTTTACTTTGAATACACAGATTATGTAAGTTTTATAACTCTGTAAGATGATGCTAAAATGCTTTTCGATTTAAAGAGAAAAGTTTTAAGTAATTgcatttttctttgattttggCATTTTAAACAAAGTCATAAGGGccatataaatcatatatatatatataatcattattttcataaaggCATAAATTTGAAGGAAGTGTTGTAGAAATGTAACTCTAAAGGAATATCGTATTATAAtgaactagagctgtcacaggagtgacgaatacccccaaatgccgcctggacacaggaatggcaaaccattcctttgaaaagaggccataactccaaggttactgcacactgcatcttcttttatcatgcatgtattgttttatttaaatctgttgagtaatttagaagttacactgctgacaataaaaactagcctttcatgagttatcgtccggaaaccgtttttctatttttagtaacagtgaccttgaccttggccccaccagccccaatatcgaacttgacctgtatcttctgatgttacacctgtgtaccaaaaattgttcaaatctgtctagcctttcatgagttatcgtccggaaaccgtttttctattttcagtaacagtgaccatgaccttggccccaccagccccaatatcgaacttgacctgtatcttctgatgttacacctgtgtaccaaaaattgttcaaatctgtctagcctttcatgagttatcgtccggaaaccatgaaaaccaacagaccgaccgacagaccgaccaacaagctcactcctatataccccctcaaacttcgtttgtgagGGTATAATAACATTCAGACAAAAAACCCTGTACAACCCCAAACTAGCACTATCATGTGAAGATCTGGAATATGACCAATGAATGGCAATGATGGAGTTTTTTCACATGTTGTTTTAGGCAAAACATTATCAAAGCCTTGCTAACTTTTTTTACTCGTAGCAGAGTTACtaaattttatatgaatatcccaagtttttttaaaaacagccATAGATAATATTTTGGCTTGCTGATTTCAACCTCACCTTGGAAGCAACTTCAACTTAAACAAGAAACggcgcaatgcgacgaaaccaggtttttaatgattgacagaagaacttcagcctgtgtctgtttttctatttttagtaacagtgaccttgaccctagggaccccaaatgcaatccattgaaaggaaTCCATAAACTCtccctttataccaagttgtgtcaggataAGTCAaccttaagttattcagtttcaaccatttttctatttctagtaacagtgaccttgaatctagggaccccgaCGCAATCccttgaaaggtatccataaactcttcctatagaccaagtttggtcaagatatgtcaaccctaactaaagatattcagtttgaaccatttttctatttttagtaacaaaccctagggaccccaaatgcaatcccatgaaaggtatccataaactcttcctacagaccaagtttggtcaagatatgtcaaccctaactaaagttattcagtttcaactgtttttctatttttagtaacagtgaccttgaccctaggaacCCCAAActcaatcccatgaaaggtatttataaactcttcctgtacaccaagtttagtcaagatatgtcatccctaactgaagttatttagtttcaactgtttttcattttttagtaacagtgaccttgaccctagggaccccaatcgcaatcccatgaaaggtaccaataaactctttctatagaccaagtttggtcaagatatgtcaaccctaaagtttttcagtttcaactgtttttctatttttagtaacagtcaccttgaccttgaatctagggaccccaaacgcaatcccatgaaaggtcaccataaactcttcctatagaccaagtttagtcaagatatgtcaacccttaagtttttcagtttcaattgtttttctatttttagtaacagtgaccttgaccttgaccccagggaccccaaacgcaatcccatgaaaggtctccataaattcttcctatagaccaagtttagtcaagatatgtcatccctaactaaagttgttcagtttcaaccgtttttctatttttagtaacagtgaccttgaccttagggacttcaaacgcaatcccatgaaaggtacccataaactctttctatagaccaagtttggtcaagatatgtcaacccttactaaagttattcagtttcataggtgagtttgacgccgcctgGCCGCCTACCCACCCGCCCGCCTGCCGGAAACAACGACGTTccccattctaataaccaggtttcactatgtgaaaacctggttaataaaatgaaaaaatgaacaagCTTGAAAATGTTTCTCATTGAAAATTCATTGATTAAACATGTAGCCCAGTATGTACCAACTGGGAGTAGGATACCAACCTTTCCATAGGGTGCATCAACAATTGATCCATTTGACAGTAGTATCTCTATAGTTTGTAATTTGCTAGCCCAGTGAATGGGCAACCATCCATccttcaaaaaataaatggtacattaatatattttcatctcaagttttaatttttgatgaacaaaattaaaagaCATCACACAACTAAACCCCTCAAATCCAGTAGTTTTATCAAGCATTTAGggcaaatatcaaatatgaaattaatttatattttaattttaagtaagCCCAGCAAACAATACTTCATGCATTTCCGTATGTGCGAATTAaaaccattgttatattgtcgcTTACTATTTCAATTACCGGTATAAATTAGAAATGTTGATTAAATAGTCCATTAAAAGAGAAACTTTTCAGACAGAAACTctgttgaaatcattgacattTATAACTAATATTACACTTATGATTATTTTTGTAGCTTTATTTAAAGTATCCCCTCAGTTAGAGCAGAACCCAAACCTTGTCAAAGAGGTTGACATCAGCTCCATGTTCAATGAGCATCACAACAACATCATGTTTCTTCTTCCAAGTCGCGCAATGAAGTGGAGTTTGTCGATCCTGGTGGGAAGAGAATCAAATTTCAAGTTCAAATTATATTGTACACCACCCTCCAGGAAATGGAAGGGTACACCCACAGGATTTAAGAGGATTTAGACAAACTGCAAATTACCAGGGGTAAGAGGTGTTCCAGAGAAAACAATCTGCCAAATTCTTGGGTGGCGGTTTCACCTGGTCTGTTAAGTTCAAAATCAGGAATCTCTGCTGCCTAAAGTGTGCagcaataatatattcaatgcaTACCCTAGCACGGATGAACTGGATTTGGGTGCATCTATTCTTATTTTCttgcttttaaaagtaaaactatCAAAGTAAAACTAGATGACAAATGGTGACAAGTTTAATCAGGTAAAGAGCCTTTGATACAGAAATAATGTTCTTAAATgtaagtttttttgtaaatctcGTAATGCTTGATTAAGATGCTACCAGAACGTCCATGGCAAGATTTtgaaaatctaataatacatagtAAAGATAAAGCCCTAACCAGGTTCAGTCCAAAGCAGTCCTTCTCATTTTGGCATTTAACctcaaagtgtgaccttgaccgtagaggtacagacctgggtcttgtgcCTGATATACCATCTCATTATGGTGAACCTTCAAGGCAAGTTTTCTgaaaaatcctataatgcatggtcttGCCCACCACAAAAGGGCTGGCCAATAAACAGTCATCAGAATATGAACCTGCGGCAAAATGTGATATCAGCAGGAAATAAGATCTCAGCAGAGATATGCCATCAACGATAAAATATGAGGTCAACTGGAGTGTCATAACTTTACTGTGACCAAAAATAGAACGATGGTGACAATCttatgtcatttggttcattgTACTTTTAAAGAAGTTAACCTTTCTTTTGAGGAATAGTATATGATTTAGTTGATATAATGCCCCAAACTGATCATTCAAAATTTTCTACAAGAcctatatttacatttgtatttgcaAATTCATATGTGGTAGGGTATCCTacaatcatgtttaattaaccAGAGTCTGTGAAACTTTTAAACTGTGTGCAATATGTGTTCGTATCTCCTGCCATGGATTAAACTGTGTGCAACATGTGTTCATATCTCCTACCATGGATTAAACTGTGTGCAACATGTGTTCATATCTCCTACCATGGATTAAACTGTGTGCAACATGTGTTCATATCTCCTACCATGGATTAAACTGTGTGCAACATGTGTTCATATCTCCTACCATGGATTAAACTGTGTACAATATGTGTTCATATCTCCTACCATGGATTAAACTGTGTGCAACATGTGTTCATATCTCCTACCATGGATTAAACTGTGTGCAACATGTGTTCATATCTCCTACCATGGATTAAACTGTGTGCAATATGTGTTCGTATCTCCTACCATGGATTTAACTGTGTACAATATGTGTTCATATCTCCAACCATGGATTAAACTGTGTGCAATATGTGTTAATATCTCAAACTATGGATTAAACTGCATGCAATATGTGTTCATATTTTCTACCATGGATTAAACTGTGTGCAATAATTGTGTTCATATCTCCAACTATGGATTAAACTGTGTGCAATATGTGTTCATATCTCCAACTATGGATAAAACTGTGTACAATATGTGTTCATATCGCCAACTATGGAGTAAACTTTGTACAATATGTGTTCATATCTCCAACCATGGATTAAACTGTGTGAAATATGTGTTCATATCTCCAACTATGGATTAAACTGTGTGCAATATGTGTTCATATCTCCTACCATGGATTTAACTGTGTATAATATGTGTTCATATCTCCAACTATGGATTAAACTGTGTGCAATATGTGTTCAAATCTCCTGCCATGGATTAAACTGTGTGCAATATGTGTCCATATCTCCAACTATGGATTAAACTGTGTGCAATATGTGTTCATATCTCCTACCATGGATTAAACTATGTACAATATGTGTTCATATCTCCTACCATGGACTGCGCATTTGGGTTTGCTGCATGATTCAGTAGAAGTTCCACCATTTTCTTATTTCCCCCACGACTTGCAAGGTGTAAGGGTGTACGCAGGTCCTGAAGTCATAAAGCTGTTGAATGTACAAGGGATGGGTATTAATGGCAAAAACATatcacaatacatgtatatagtgtatgaagataaaagtaaacaaaacatggCAATTAATGTAGTGTTCGTGTTTCTATCATcattatttcacttttaattACCTATCACTATGAcattacttttaaaagtggcataaaataaacaagtcaTTTAGCATTGTACATGGTCATCATGGACTGATTGCTGAGCCAAACTATTCATAATGGTGAGAGCACTAAATTTTTGCTCAACTCacttgtaattattttaaatgtaaaacaagttatataaaccaaatcaaacaaaaatatacattttctaaCAAATTTATTTGAAGGGTTTACTGTTCAAATATGGTCTGTATTGTATGAGCCTATTTATGCATTAAATCACCAAATCAGTATTGCAGGTGCCTTAATCCTTTAATTACATGTGCCAAATCAGTATTGCAGGTGCATTTATCCTTTAAGTACATGTGCCTAATCAGTATTGCAGGTGCCTTAA from Mya arenaria isolate MELC-2E11 chromosome 7, ASM2691426v1 carries:
- the LOC128240112 gene encoding ankyrin-3-like isoform X3, with the protein product MIALNGCPIREKHLTRETNIIVRIEFDSTLLHEAVQTGQVHMVQTLLQNGAEANCQNKDLRTPLHLASRGGNKKMVELLLNHAANPNAQSMDRQTPLHCATWKKKHDVVVMLIEHGADVNLFDKDGWLPIHWASKLQTIEILLSNGSIVDAPYGKNPRTPFLSALLARKKKEAILFLEHGASNEVYGIGKVCLPKVIMEDKHFRSVDQLAAVKSLFHCGLQCSDYELNLIAANMANEDIKRQLLQNCANIDLSLKGKCRSIIRSHLKFCNQGRSILKSVHSLPLPALLKSYVSFVPKDVFVKSNLCSKT
- the LOC128240112 gene encoding ankyrin-3-like isoform X2, with the protein product MKKSWKKPVGSDAFFAAKLKKALNDQDTVTFNRIVKGGINLNGRYWFDSTLLHEAVQTGQVHMVQTLLQNGAEANCQNKDLRTPLHLASRGGNKKMVELLLNHAANPNAQSMDRQTPLHCATWKKKHDVVVMLIEHGADVNLFDKDGWLPIHWASKLQTIEILLSNGSIVDAPYGKNPRTPFLSALLARKKKEAILFLEHGASNEGKVCLPKVIMEDKHFRSVDQLAAVKSLFHCGLQCSDYELNLIAANMANEDIKRQLLQNCANIDLSLKGKCRSIIRSHLKFCNQGRSILKSVHSLPLPALLKSYVSFVPKDVFVKSNLCSKT
- the LOC128240112 gene encoding serine/threonine-protein phosphatase 6 regulatory ankyrin repeat subunit B-like isoform X1, whose translation is MKKSWKKPVGSDAFFAAKLKKALNDQDTVTFNRIVKGGINLNGRYWFDSTLLHEAVQTGQVHMVQTLLQNGAEANCQNKDLRTPLHLASRGGNKKMVELLLNHAANPNAQSMDRQTPLHCATWKKKHDVVVMLIEHGADVNLFDKDGWLPIHWASKLQTIEILLSNGSIVDAPYGKNPRTPFLSALLARKKKEAILFLEHGASNEVYGIGKVCLPKVIMEDKHFRSVDQLAAVKSLFHCGLQCSDYELNLIAANMANEDIKRQLLQNCANIDLSLKGKCRSIIRSHLKFCNQGRSILKSVHSLPLPALLKSYVSFVPKDVFVKSNLCSKT